Sequence from the Pyramidobacter piscolens W5455 genome:
GATCCCCGCGCGGAGGAAATTTTTATCCTCCGGCGCGGGGATTTTTTCGTTCCGCCGCGGCCGTTTTTCCGCGGCGTTTTTTCTCGGCCGCCCCGATGCGTCGCGGCGCCGGGCGCGGTTTCATACCGCCGCTGAAATAGGCCTCGCTGCGGTCGCTTTCGAATCCGTCGGCCATGGACGTTCGCCTCCTTCGCACGAAGATTTTTCATTGGCGCTGCGCCGAATATTGTAGGGCATTGTATAATGAAAAGCAAAATGCGCGCCGTGCAATTTCGCCGCGCAGTCCTGTGCAAGGAGGGTGGGAAATGTTTAACGTCGCTTTCCCCGACGGAAAAATTCTGCCGTGCGACGCGCCGGCAAGCGGCGAGGAACTGCTGCGCCGCGCGGGCGCCGCGCGGGGCGGCGTGCCGGTGGTGGCGTGGCACGTCAACCATTATCTGCGGCCGCTAAACTGGATCGTGGACAAGGAAGCCCGGGTCAGCTGGGTCGACCTCGCCTCGTCTGAGGGGGTGAGCGTCTTCCAGAGCTCGCTGAGTTTCGTGCTGACCATCGCGGCTCGCCGCGTGCTGGGGCGCGGACTGCGGGTGACCCATTCCATTTCCGAGGGAACGTTTTGGGAAATCGTGCCCCGTCCGGGAGAACGGCGCAACGGCGAAGACGAGGAGATCCTCGCGGACAAGGTCGGGGCCATCGCCGCGGAAATGGAACGGATCATCGCCGCCGATCTGCCCATCCGCGCCGAAATGACGCCGATCGACGAAGCGCGGCGCTTTTTCGAAGAACACGAGCGTCCCGACAAGGCGAAGCTGCTGGCCCACATGTGGTCCGATCTGCCCGTGGAAATGGCCTGCTGCGACGGCGAGCGCGACCACTTCTATTCGCCGATGGTGCCTTCCACCGGTTACCTCCGCCCTTACAAGCTCTCGAAACTGGCGCCGGGGATCGTGCTGCGCTTCCCGGTCGCGCTGAGCCGCGGCGAACTGCCCGAATACCGGCCTTCGCACAAGCTTTCCACGGTTTTTCTCGATTACGCCGACTGGATGCGCAAACTCCACGTCGTCAATCTGGTGGAGATCTGCGAGGCGGTGGCGCGCGACGGCGGCAAGGAACTGATCCTCATGTCCGAAGCGCTTCACGCCCAGAAGGTCGCCGAGGTGACGCAGGATTTTCTGAGCGTCCCCGAGCGCCGCGTGATCACCATCGCCGGCCCGTCGGGATCCGGCAAGACGACGACGTCGCACAAGCTGCGCATCCAGCTGGAAGTGGCCGGCAGGCGCCCCGTGGCGATCTCGCTGGACGATTACTTCGTGGACCGCGACAAGTGTCCGCTGGACGAGGACGGCAAGCGCGACTTCGAGGCGGTCGAGGCGGTGGACACCGAGCTGCTGAACGATCACGTCCACGCGCTGCTGGCGGGAAAAACGGTGCGGCTGCCGCGCTTCGACTTTTACGAGGGACGCCGCATGGCCGGAGCCGAACTGAAACTGGAAAAGGACGACGTGCTGATCCTCGAGGGGCTGCACGGGCTCAACGACAAAATACTTGCGGCGATCCCGCCGCAGGCGCGCTACGGCGTGTTCCTTTCGCCGCTGACCAGCCTCTGCCTCGACCAGCATTCCCGCACCAGCACGACCGAGCTGCGTCTGCTGCGGCGTCTGATCCGCGACAACCGCACCCGCGGCAACTCCCCCGAGGCGACATTGAACCGCTGGCCCTCGGTGGTGCGCGGCGCGGCGAAATATATTTTCCCCTATCAGAAGAACGCCGACGTGATGTTCAACTCGTCGCTGATCTACGAACTGCCGGTGATGAAGCCCTATGCCGAGAACCTGTTGCGCTCCGTCGGCGAGGATTCGCCCCAGCGCGGCGAGGCGATGCGTCTGCTGCGCATGCTGCGCTTCGTGCCGGCCATGGATTCCCGGCTGGTGCCCAGCAACTCGCTGCTGCGCGAGTTCATCGGCGGCAGCATCATCGAAATCTGAGGCGCGCGTCATGGCTCGGGTCACGATGGCCGACGTGGCGCTCGAAGCAGGCGTCAACAAAGGCACCGTCAGCCGCGCGCTGCGCGGCGACCGCCGCATTTCCGCGGAGACGCGCGGGCGCGTCTGGGAGACGGCAAAAAAACTTGGCTACGAACTGGACGCGGTGGCCAGCGGGCTTTCCAGCAAGCGCACCGGCGTCGCCGCCGTGGTGCTGGAACGCATGGACGCGCCCTGGACGGGCGAGTTTCTGAGCGCGGCTGCTGGCGTGCTGTCGCGCTGCAAGATGGAACTGCTCCTTTTTGAAGGCGGCAGCGCCTCGCTGGCCGCTAACGTGCTGCGCCGCATCGAAGGGCGCAAGGCCGACGGGCTGATCTGGTTCGGCGCCCCGGCGCCGGAACTCGGCGCTCTGGAAATCCCCGTGGTGTGCATCGGGGCGAGTTCCCGCGCAGGCCAATTCTGCGTGGCGCTGGAGCGCAAGAGCGTTTCGGCGCGGATCCGCGCGCTGGCGGGGCGTCGTCCCGTGCGCTACCGCGGCGGTCCGGCGGCCGTGATGGAATTCCTGTCGAAACTGGAAACTGAGACGGGCGTCGGCGAACCGTTCGTCATCTGGGACGCCCCGAAAAATCCGCCCGACGGCGAACGTCCCGATTTGATCTGCGGCGACGAACGGCTGGCGCGTCTGCTGCACGTCGACTGCCTGCGCGTGCCGGTCAGGGAGCTGGGCGTGCTGGCGGCGCGCGTGATGACCAACGCGATCCGCGGCAGCGGCGTGCGACCGGCGGTGACGCTGGTCAAAACGACGCTCGTTTCCGCGGCCGGAGAGCTGATTCTCGGATAAAACGGCGTAAAAGTGGTATGATGGGGCCGTTGAGTTTTTATTTGGGGAGGCTTGCGTTATGAGCGAAACGTGTAATGGTTCGTGCAGCAGCTGCTCGTCGGCCGGAAACTGCAATAAAATACCCGGGCCGACGCGGCAGGGCGTCGGCCGCATCATCGCCGTCGGCAGCGGCAAGGGCGGCGTCGGCAAAAGCACCGTTTCGGCGCTGCTGGCGGTGGCGCTGAACCGCGCCGGCTACCGCGTCGGCGTGCTCGACGCCGACGTCACCGGCCCTTCGATCCCGAAACTGCTGGGCATCGATCGGCCGCCGTACGTGGAGAACAACAAGATCCAAATGCCCGCTACGGCCAACGGCATCAAAGTGCTTTCCGTCAACCTGCTGCTCAAGGACGACGGCGCGCCCGTCGTCTGGCGCGGACCGCTGATCAGCGGCACCATCAAGCAGTTCTGGGAGGACGGCGCCTGGGACGGCCTCGACTTCGCCGTCGTCGATCTGCCGCCGGGGACCGCCGACGCGCCGCTGACGGTCATGCAGAGCATCCAGGTCGACGGCATCCTGGCCGTGACCATGCCGCAGAGCCTGTCGACGATGATCGTGCAGAAACAGATCAATCTCGGCAAGATGATGAACGTGCCGCTGCTCGGCCTGGTGGAGAACATGTCCTACGCGGTGTGCCCGCACTGCGGCGAACGCTGGGACCTTTTCGGCTCGTCGCACCGCGAGGAGATCGAGAAGCTTTTCAACCTCAAGACGCTGGCGCGCATCCCCGTCGACCAGAAGCTGGCCGAGCTCGGCGACGCGGGGCGCCTCGAGGAATACGAGAACGAAGAGCTCATGCAGGCTCTGACCGCCGCGGCCCTCGGCGTGGAGGTTCGCGCGTGAGCGATTTTTGAACGGGAGGCCGGACTTCATTTTTCGTCGACGAAAAAAGAAGCCCGGCTTTTTTGTCGCCGTTCGGCGCACGATCGTCGCATTTCTTGAAAGACATCGCCGCGAACGCAGCTACGCCAAGGGAAGATCGAAAATGTTCCACGTGAAACGTCTTTCGTTTGCGAGAACGGCGGCGGGCGGACCGTTCACGCGTCGCGGACTTTTTGTTATAATGAACCGTCTTTTCGGAAGAAAACGAGAATTCCACGCCTGCAAAGCGCAGGGAAAGTCCTGGCTTTTAAGGCATTGGAGGGAAGAATTTTGAATCGTGGAGACGTGATCCTCAGGCCGACGCCGGACTGCCGTCTGCCGGTGGAACGCGAGGGCGCGCCGCGGCTGATCGAGATTGGCTTCGGCAACGGCGATTTTCTCGTCGACCTTGCGCAGAAACGTCCGGAGGCGTTGGTTTACGGCGTGGAAGTTTCCCATATGTGTCTCGAAAAAGCGCTCTCGCGCGTCGTGCGCCTGAAGCTGGGGAATGTGCGCCTTCTGTGCGGCGACGCGCGCTTCCTCGTGCGCGAGTGCTTCGCCGACGACTCGGTGGAGCGCATCTACATGAGCTTCCCCTGCCCCTGGCCGAAGGAGCGCCACGCGCGCCGCCGCGTCACCTCGGAGGGGTTTTCCGGCGTGCTGGCCTCGGTGCTGAAAATCGGCGGCGTCTTCGAGATGGCCACCGACGAGGGCTGGTACGCCGACGAGGTCGAACGCATCCTCGGCGCTCACGCGGCGCTGAAACTGGCCGAGCGCCGCCTCAATTTCCGCCGCGACCTTACCACCAAGTACGAGCGCAAATGGCTGGACATGGGCAAGGACATTCATCATCTTTACATCGAGAAAACGGCGCTTTGGAGCGTGCCGCGAATGGTAGAAGGGAGCGTGGAGGACATGCACGTAAGAATCGCGCCGGCGGCGCCGGTCGATCTTGAACTTCTCGACCGGACGGTGACGGGGCGGACGGGCAGCGCGCAGGGGCGTCACGGCGAAGATTCGCACTGGGCTTTCCGCGGCGGTTTTCGCGCCGCCGACGGCACGCTGCTGGAGGAGACGATCTGCACCGACTCCGGCTACGAGCAGAAGTTCTACGTCAAAATCGTCAGTAAGCCGGAGTGTACGCTGGTCAAACTGGACGGCGTTTTCGCCCCGTTTCTGACGCCGGCGGTGCGCTTCGCCATCGAGGACGTGGCGCGAAGGATCCAGGAGCGGTGAAGGAGGTCAGACCGACTGCCGGCAAGACGCTTGGGGCTCTGTTCAGCATCCTCGGGCCTCTGTCGGGCATGAGCTTTCTCGATCTGTTCTCCGGCACCGGGCGGGTGGCGAAGGAGGCGCGCGCCCGCGGCGCGTCGATCGTCACGGTGGAACTGCTGCGCGACCGCGCGGCGGAGATCCGCCGCGCGCTGGGCGAAGAAAATCACACCGCCCTCTGCATGGACGTGCGCCG
This genomic interval carries:
- a CDS encoding nucleoside kinase → MFNVAFPDGKILPCDAPASGEELLRRAGAARGGVPVVAWHVNHYLRPLNWIVDKEARVSWVDLASSEGVSVFQSSLSFVLTIAARRVLGRGLRVTHSISEGTFWEIVPRPGERRNGEDEEILADKVGAIAAEMERIIAADLPIRAEMTPIDEARRFFEEHERPDKAKLLAHMWSDLPVEMACCDGERDHFYSPMVPSTGYLRPYKLSKLAPGIVLRFPVALSRGELPEYRPSHKLSTVFLDYADWMRKLHVVNLVEICEAVARDGGKELILMSEALHAQKVAEVTQDFLSVPERRVITIAGPSGSGKTTTSHKLRIQLEVAGRRPVAISLDDYFVDRDKCPLDEDGKRDFEAVEAVDTELLNDHVHALLAGKTVRLPRFDFYEGRRMAGAELKLEKDDVLILEGLHGLNDKILAAIPPQARYGVFLSPLTSLCLDQHSRTSTTELRLLRRLIRDNRTRGNSPEATLNRWPSVVRGAAKYIFPYQKNADVMFNSSLIYELPVMKPYAENLLRSVGEDSPQRGEAMRLLRMLRFVPAMDSRLVPSNSLLREFIGGSIIEI
- a CDS encoding LacI family DNA-binding transcriptional regulator, which gives rise to MARVTMADVALEAGVNKGTVSRALRGDRRISAETRGRVWETAKKLGYELDAVASGLSSKRTGVAAVVLERMDAPWTGEFLSAAAGVLSRCKMELLLFEGGSASLAANVLRRIEGRKADGLIWFGAPAPELGALEIPVVCIGASSRAGQFCVALERKSVSARIRALAGRRPVRYRGGPAAVMEFLSKLETETGVGEPFVIWDAPKNPPDGERPDLICGDERLARLLHVDCLRVPVRELGVLAARVMTNAIRGSGVRPAVTLVKTTLVSAAGELILG
- a CDS encoding Mrp/NBP35 family ATP-binding protein, translating into MSETCNGSCSSCSSAGNCNKIPGPTRQGVGRIIAVGSGKGGVGKSTVSALLAVALNRAGYRVGVLDADVTGPSIPKLLGIDRPPYVENNKIQMPATANGIKVLSVNLLLKDDGAPVVWRGPLISGTIKQFWEDGAWDGLDFAVVDLPPGTADAPLTVMQSIQVDGILAVTMPQSLSTMIVQKQINLGKMMNVPLLGLVENMSYAVCPHCGERWDLFGSSHREEIEKLFNLKTLARIPVDQKLAELGDAGRLEEYENEELMQALTAAALGVEVRA
- the trmB gene encoding tRNA (guanosine(46)-N7)-methyltransferase TrmB, with protein sequence MNRGDVILRPTPDCRLPVEREGAPRLIEIGFGNGDFLVDLAQKRPEALVYGVEVSHMCLEKALSRVVRLKLGNVRLLCGDARFLVRECFADDSVERIYMSFPCPWPKERHARRRVTSEGFSGVLASVLKIGGVFEMATDEGWYADEVERILGAHAALKLAERRLNFRRDLTTKYERKWLDMGKDIHHLYIEKTALWSVPRMVEGSVEDMHVRIAPAAPVDLELLDRTVTGRTGSAQGRHGEDSHWAFRGGFRAADGTLLEETICTDSGYEQKFYVKIVSKPECTLVKLDGVFAPFLTPAVRFAIEDVARRIQER